From a single Nakaseomyces glabratus chromosome H, complete sequence genomic region:
- the AFT1 gene encoding DNA-binding transcription factor AFT1 (CAGL0H03487g~Putative RNA polymerase II transcription factor, involved in regulation of iron acquisition genes; required for growth under iron depletion), protein MDSNQLIHLDSVPNFKDKNEIKPWLQKIFYPQGIEIVIERSDSLKVVFKCKAAKRGRKSQEELTEEERLRQEALAREHEMKRKSMGNKRCVSRYNHCPFRVRATYSLKRKKWSVVVLNNTHTHPLKFNPLSEEYKKFKEKLRADNDVDAIKMFDELEYRTQHNLPLPTSIIPCDCGLTNEVKSFDVVLPKTMVPDELSVKASEISLKKVLEEDENCTFLTNLKKSSAISKNKGVKRLKPKHSLSGNTETLRKNLLWKSNQIYYSETAVNSPMLDSSPNLFGNQLSLSTPDLVAADAGSNGSQISTKAFSDFIDDPFTVGTNGNGADFQPFTASNTGNAITNLDEIDFTNIFARSTNNNHKHPYNSTAIDRNDSPTSNAPLSVKNAYDGLDDCWSIYMSPNTTHDDTPVDISPASSKLHNKMPRIPEQRSDSLQPNVRFNDTALKHESLFTDDLINKSSPRHDVGDEFLFDKMLNKELTSLNEFTENKHSDYPVNAGSFNLDVFGPSVDNNDSLSTLDFTKPMNDNFVKLEEDHIM, encoded by the coding sequence ATGGATTCCAACCAACTAATACACTTGGATTCGGTTCCTAATTTCAAGGATAAGAATGAGATTAAACCATGGTTACAGAAAATTTTCTACCCGCAGGGAATAGAGATCGTCATTGAGAGATCAGACAGTCTTAAAGTTGTATTTAAGTGTAAAGCTGCCAAGAGGGGCAGGAAGAGTCAGGAAGAACTTACCGAGGAAGAACGTTTACGGCAAGAGGCTTTGGCTAGGGAACATGAAATGAAGAGGAAGTCTATGGGTAACAAGAGGTGTGTGTCGCGATATAATCACTGTCCATTCCGAGTACGGGCAACTTATTCGCTAAAGAGGAAAAAATGGAGTGTAGTGGTGTTAAATAATACACATACCCATCCTTTAAAATTTAATCCTTTATCTGAGGAGTATaagaaattcaaagagAAACTTCGAGCCGATAATGATGTCGATGCCATAAAAATGTTTGATGAACTAGAATATCGAACGCAACATAACTTACCACTTCCAACATCGATCATTCCTTGTGATTGTGGTCTGACTAATGAAGTGAAAAGCTTTGATGTGGTATTACCCAAAACTATGGTACCAGACGAATTATCGGTTAAGGCTAGCGAAATCTCATTAAAGAAAGtattggaagaagatgaaaactGTACATTCTTGACAAATCTGAAAAAATCCAGTGCAATCTCAAAGAATAAAGGAGTGAAGCGATTGAAACCCAAGCATTCGCTATCTGGCAATACAGAAACTTTAAGAAAAAATCTTCTTTGGAAAAGTAATCAAATTTACTATAGTGAGACTGCTGTAAATTCGCCGATGTTAGATTCTTCTCCAAATTTATTTGGAAATCAATTATCTTTGTCTACACCAGATTTGGTGGCAGCAGATGCTGGCAGTAATGGCAGTCAAATATCTACCAAAGCCTTTAGTGATTTTATAGATGATCCATTTACAGTGGGTACTAATGGCAATGGTGCAGACTTCCAACCATTCACAGCTTCAAATACAGGGAATGCAATAACCAATTTGGACGAGATTGATTttactaatatttttgcCAGATCGACTAATAACAACCACAAGCACCCTTATAACTCTACAGCTATTGATAGGAATGATTCACCAACATCAAATGCTCCTTTATCAGTAAAAAATGCCTATGATGGACTTGATGATTGTTGGTCAATATACATGTCACCAAACACTACCCATGATGACACACCTGTTGATATTTCCCCTGCATCCTCTAAACTACATAACAAGATGCCTAGAATTCCAGAGCAAAGGTCAGATTCTTTACAACCGAATGTTCGGTTTAATGATACAGCTTTAAAACATGAAAGTTTATTCACAGATGACCTCATAAATAAGAGTAGTCCAAGACATGACGTTGGAGATGAATTCTTGTTTGATAAGATGCTGAATAAAGAATTGACGTCTTTGAACGAATTTACAGAGAACAAACATTCTGACTATCCTGTAAACGCGGGTTCATTTAATCTTGATGTCTTTGGACCTTCTGTCGATAACAATGATTCTTTGTCCACTTTAGATTTTACTAAGCCTATGAACGATAACTTTGTTaaattagaagaagatcacATAATGTGA
- the RPB9 gene encoding DNA-directed RNA polymerase II core subunit RPB9 (CAGL0H03509g~Ortholog(s) have DNA-directed 5'-3' RNA polymerase activity, RNA-directed 5'-3' RNA polymerase activity), translated as MTTFRFCRDCNNMLYPREDKENNRLLFECRTCSYIEEAGSPLVYRHELITNIGETAGVVQDIGSDPTLPRSDRECPKCHSRENVFFQSQQRRKDTSMVLFFVCLACSHIFTSDQKNKRTQFS; from the coding sequence ATGACTACTTTCCGTTTCTGCCGAGATTGCAACAACATGCTTTACCCTCGTGAGGATAAGGAGAACAACAGACTACTTTTCGAATGCAGAACATGTTCGTATATTGAGGAAGCTGGTTCTCCCTTGGTCTATAGACACGAATTGATTACAAATATTGGTGAAACCGCCGGTGTGGTGCAGGATATTGGTTCTGATCCAACGCTTCCGAGGTCTGACCGTGAATGTCCAAAGTGCCACTCGAGAGAGAATGTCTTCTTCCAATCACAGCAGAGAAGGAAAGATACAAGTATggttcttttctttgtctGTCTAGCATGCTCACATATATTTACTTCTGAtcaaaagaacaagagaaCCCAGTTCTCTTGA
- the HRR25 gene encoding serine/threonine protein kinase HRR25 (CAGL0H03553g~Ortholog(s) have protein serine/threonine kinase activity, protein tyrosine kinase activity and role in linear element assembly, positive regulation of reciprocal meiotic recombination, regulation of DNA repair) produces the protein MDLRVGRKFRIGRKIGSGSFGDIYHGTNLISGEEVAIKLESIRSRHPQLDYESRVYKYLSGGVGIPFIRWFGREGEYNAMVIDLLGPSLEDLFNYCHRKFSFKTVIMLALQMICRVQYIHGRSFIHRDIKPDNFLMGVGRRGSTVHVIDFGLSKKYRDFNTHRHIPYRENKSLTGTARYASVNTHLGIEQSRRDDLESLGYMLIYFCKGSLPWQGLKATTKKQKYDRILEKKLCISVETLCAGLPLEFSEYMNYCRNLKFDERPDYLYLARLFKDLSIKLEYHNDHLFDWTMLRYTKAMVEKQKDVLMLDTSSTANANKESGNNNNESNTTSNTKDSKNDSFNKVKLLAMKKFASHFHYCKNDDKHYPTPEEIKQQTVQNNNAAASLPPELLSAIDKGMENLKQQQNQQQQQSQQVQMQPLASAELNQDQLPPQGPEPLLQRQRKETQGQFVPTQEPVNRATHYPPNVQTNNMPQVQQQNISPQNPKPSGDNIWL, from the coding sequence ATGGATCTACGTGTGGGCAGGAAGTTTAGGATAGGTCGGAAGATCGGTAGTGGTTCCTTTGGTGATATTTACCATGGTACTAATCTAATCAGTGGCGAGGAGGTTGCCATCAAGCTGGAGTCGATTCGGTCCCGGCACCCGCAGTTGGACTATGAGTCTCGTGTGTACAAGTACCTGAGTGGTGGTGTTGGTATTCCGTTTATCCGCTGGTTTGGCCGCGAGGGTGAGTACAACGCTATGGTCATAGATCTGCTGGGGCCCTCCCTCGAGGATCTGTTCAACTACTGTCACAGGAAGTTCTCGTTCAAGACCGTGATCATGCTCGCGCTCCAGATGATATGCCGCGTGCAGTACATCCACGGCAGGTCCTTCATCCACAGAGATATCAAGCCGGACAACTTCTTGATGGGCGTGGGCCGTCGCGGCTCTACCGTGCACGTCATAGATTTCGGTCTGTCCAAGAAGTACAGAGATTTCAACACGCACCGTCACATCCCATACAGAGAGAACAAGTCCCTGACAGGTACAGCCAGATACGCCAGTGTAAATACACACCTGGGTATCGAACAGAGCAGAAGAGACGACCTGGAGTCCCTAGGATACATGCTGATATATTTCTGCAAGGGATCCCTACCATGGCAAGGTTTGAAGGCCACCaccaagaaacaaaaatacgACCGTATCCTGGAGAAGAAACTGTGCATTAGCGTAGAGACTCTCTGCGCAGGGCTACCACTGGAATTCTCAGAGTACATGAACTACTGTAGAAACTTGAAGTTCGATGAAAGACCAGATTATCTCTACTTAGCCAGACTGTTCAAAGACCTAAGCATTAAATTGGAATACCACAACGATCACCTCTTTGACTGGACCATGCTTAGATACACCAAGGCCATGGtagaaaaacaaaaagacGTACTGATGCTTGACACATCATCCACTGCAAACGCCAATAAGGAAAGTGgtaacaacaacaacgaATCAAACACAACCAGCAATACCAAGGACAGCAAGAACGATTCTTTCAATAAGGTTAAACTATTGGCCATGAAAAAGTTTGCTAGTCACTTCCATTATTGCAAGAATGACGATAAGCATTACCCAACACCAGAAGAGATCAAACAGCAAACAGTCCAAAACAACAATGCTGCCGCATCCCTTCCTCCAGAGCTCTTAAGTGCTATAGATAAAGGCATGGAGAATctaaaacaacaacagaatcaacagcaacaacaatcACAACAGGTTCAAATGCAACCGCTGGCGTCTGCTGAACTGAACCAGGATCAATTACCCCCACAAGGTCCTGAACCACTACTACAGagacaaagaaaagaaactcAAGGGCAGTTTGTTCCTACCCAGGAACCAGTAAACAGAGCCACTCACTATCCACCAAACGTTCAAACAAATAATATGCCACAAGTTCAACAGCAAAACATTTCTCCACAAAATCCAAAACCTTCTGGTGATAATATATGGCTCTGA
- the MNP1 gene encoding mitochondrial 54S ribosomal protein bL12m (CAGL0H03531g~Putative mitochondrial-nucleoid specific ribosomal protein; protein abundance decreased in ace2 mutant cells), with translation MSLRLVAKRSIAVPRVSRLVVRPMLTRFNSTAAEAGVSEVDPKISKIVEDISKLTLLETSALVTELKSKLNIPDISFPAAGSAPAAAPADGAAKAEEAEEAKPEEKTVFGIKLESFDAKSKAKIIKEIKGLLGLSLVEAKKFVEAAPKILKENVAKDDAEKIKTTLEGLGAKVSLE, from the coding sequence ATGTCGTTACGTTTAGTTGCTAAGAGGTCTATTGCTGTGCCAAGGGTGTCTAGACTTGTGGTGCGTCCAATGTTGACTCGCTTTAACAGCACTGCTGCTGAAGCTGGTGTGAGCGAAGTTGACCCTAAGATTTCGAAGATCGTGGAGGATATATCCAAATTGACATTGTTGGAGACATCAGCTCTAGTGACCGAATTGAAGTCGAAACTGAATATTCCAGATATCTCGTTTCCTGCTGCTGGTAGTGCTCCAGCTGCTGCACCAGCTGATGGAGCTGCTAAGGCTGAAGAAGCTGAGGAGGCTAAGCCTGAAGAGAAGACCGTGTTTGGCATCAAGTTGGAATCGTTTGATGCTAAATCTAAGGCTAAGATCATTAAGGAGATTAAAGGCCTGCTAGGTTTGTCCCTGGTTGAAGCCAAGAAGTTTGTTGAAGCAGCTCCTAAGATCCTAAAAGAGAATGTTGCTAAGGATGATGCTGAAAAGATTAAGACTACCCTTGAAGGTTTAGGTGCCAAGGTATCCCTAGAGTGA